A window from Plodia interpunctella isolate USDA-ARS_2022_Savannah chromosome 2, ilPloInte3.2, whole genome shotgun sequence encodes these proteins:
- the LOC128681970 gene encoding uncharacterized protein LOC128681970 isoform X7 → MSAAALRADGAGDSTPGSDAGARITRLFPKCRPKNMQHDRLNSGLEGRENNVNNISSDEERESQLVILNSKGGTYKLRDSRIIEIAGGRELYSQSRTKAVRKLRHNSAHKHNIRNKVRLLNKDPVDYDQINHEISLHRINSEPKKMISRHTSPTYTNGDKDGLESRDSMGIPRNSSPILDPHKTTDVSTKSSPIAVVADGEVVVFDDNDDWKVILNSVSLGLRTEPDASDNEIDISVKRTIDTIKNGDSDVNNKSEVSEGSGSCSREDVRLSDASPSGAWLSGDEDKSRVTRVIGELPIAEYEGSPRRYGVGSQKATNRSPRPGFPQRVVTESRDITPPTGSATFDYLYEFSETRKVLEEFFKCPSMMGQMALNGNNEIVNFQDLDYELRRQAQECPSENGLEGGSESEWPQATETVHSPHATHNHTNFLGLQQHKSRYPEPNVSELSVGGAWSGSPSPPAPRDRVPFALSTDTSDSGSDLSLMIMENELSELKVDRGTNSRPGALGHKETPRDRNPFVIPPNNDESGSDSSITKDNLRPGLKVQMDPRAVVTLPIVEDGLSSSGNGSDNDNNNQNHSSVVIQEIVEIMEHGTNTDPHILDADLHSLDPLARGSPPPPAPQRAPSPAPPASPSPSPSPCPSPSPAHAHAHDTQAPHHHHHDDVYPPRKRPSSAQSQDSVDIKPASGDEDEADTDLETDRLLGQQRTDDQGFFDEKGWRKPKSRTVMPAMPAGSVTSAARSPHAHEPDNRDEEALHNGKDKDVKKKSKNKEVLIEGVLFRARYLGSTQLACEGQPTKATRMLQAEEAVSRIKAPEGENQPSTEVDLFISTEKIMVLNTELKEIMMDHALRTISYIADIGDLVVLMARRRFVPHESDSDQPKLNRTPKMICHVFESEEAQFIAQSIGQAFQVAYMEFLKANGIEDHSFVKEMDYQEVLNSQEIFGDELQMFAKKELQKEVVVPKTKGEILGVVVVESGWGSMLPTVVIANLAPAGAAARCGQLNIGDQIIAINGVSLVGLPLSTCQTYIKNSKNQTVVKLTVVPCAPVVEVKIKRPDTKYQLGFSVQNGVICSLLRGGIAERGGVRVGHRIIEINSQSVVAVPHERIVNLLATSVGEILMKTMPTSMFRLLTGQENPVFI, encoded by the exons ATGAGCGCGGCGGCGCTGCGGGCGGACGGTGCGGGCGACTCCACGCCCGGCTCCGACGCCGGCGCGCGCATCACCAGGCTGTTCCCCAAGTGCCGGCCCAAGAACATGCAGCACGACAG acTGAACTCGGGCCTGGAGGGGCGCGAGAATAATGTCAACAACATCTCCTCCGACGAGGAGAGGGAGAGTCAGCTGGTCATACTCAACTCGAAGGGCGGGACCTACAAGCTTAGGGACTCCAG GATAATAGAAATAGCGGGAGGTCGCGAGCTGTACTCGCAGTCTCGGACGAAGGCAGTTCGCAAGCTGCGACACAACAGCGCGCACAAACATAACATTAGGAACAAGGTGCGGCTGCTCAATAAGGACCCCGTGGACTATGACCAAATTAACCATGAA atatcACTCCATAGAATAAACAGTGAGCCTAAAAAGATGATATCAAGGCACACATCGCCGACTTACACGAACGGTGACAAAGACGGTTTAGAATCGAGGGACAGTATGGGGATACCCAGGAACAGTTCTCCAATACTAGATCCCCATAAGACCACGGATGTCAGTACCAAAAGTAGTCCTATAGCGGTTGTGGCTGATGGTGAAGTAGTGGTTTTTGATGACAATGACGATTGGAAAG tgaTATTGAATTCTGTGTCTCTAGGTTTGAGGACTGAGCCGGACGCTAGTGACAATGAGATTGATATAAGTGTAAAGAGGACTATAGACACGATTAAGAATGGTGATAGTGATGTGAACAATAAGAGTGAAGTGAGTGAAGGAAGTGGGTCGTGTTCTCGGGAGGACGTGAGGCTGAGTGACGCGAGTCCCTCTGGGGCGTGGTTATCAGGGGATGAGGATAAAAGCAGGGTTACTAGAGTGATAGGAGAGCTGCCTATAGCAGAGTATGAGGGTTCGCCAAGAAGATATGGAGTTGGCTCGCAGAAGGCTACTAATAGATCGCCGAGGCCTGGATTTCCACAG AGGGTAGTGACAGAGAGCAGAGATATAACACCGCCGACCGGGTCGGCGACATTCGATTATTTGTACGAATTCTCGGAAACGAGGAAGGTATTAGAGGAGTTCTTCAAATGTCCATCAATGATGGGACAGATGGCGCTAAACGGCAACAATGAGATTGTTAATTTTCag GACCTAGACTACGAACTGCGGCGGCAAGCACAAGAGTGCCCATCTGAGAATGGGTTGGAAGGTGGCAGCGAGTCGGAGTGGCCGCAAGCGACGGAGACCGTGCATTCTCCGCATGCAACTCATAATCACACCAACTTCTTAGGACTGCag CAACACAAATCCCGGTACCCCGAACCGAACGTGTCAGAGTTGAGCGTGGGCGGGGCGTGGAGCGGGTCCCCGTCGCCGCCCGCGCCCCGCGACCGCGTGCCCTTCGCGCTCTCCACCGACACCAGCGACTCGGGGAGCGACCTCTCTCTGATGATCATGGAGAACGAGCTGTCCGAGCTGAAAG TGGATCGTGGCACAAATTCGCGTCCCGGCGCTTTGGGACACAAAGAAACACCACGTGACAGGAACCCGTTCGTTATCCCCCCAAACAATGACGAATCGGGGAGTGATTCGTCGATTACCAAGGACAATCTGCGACCAGGGTTGAAAG TTCAAATGGACCCGAGAGCCGTTGTGACGCTGCCGATCGTGGAGGATGGGCTGTCTTCTTCGGGGAACGGTTCCGACAATGATAACAATAATCAG aaCCACTCGTCGGTGGTAATACAAGAAATAGTGGAAATAATGGAACACGGTACGAATACTGACCCTCACATCTTGGACGCTGACTTACACTCTTTGGATCCATTAG CGCGCGGGTCGCCGCCTCCACCCGCGCCGCAGCGCGCGCCGTCCCCCGCGCCGCCCGCATCCCCCTCTCCCTCACCCTCCCCCTGCCCCTCCCCCTCACccgcgcacgcgcacgcgcacgACACGCAGGCGCCGCATCACCATCATCACGACGATGTTTACCCGCCGAG aaaaaggCCCTCGTCAGCGCAAAGTCAAGATTCGGTAGACATCAAACCAGCTAGTGGAGACGAAG ATGAAGCGGATACTGATTTAGAAACTGACAGGCTGCTGGGACAGCAACGGACGGATGACCAGGGATTCTTCGATGAAAAA GGTTGGCGCAAACCAAAGTCACGCACAGTGATGCCAGCGATGCCCGCGGGGAGCGTGACGAGCGCGGCGCGGTCGCCGCACGCGCACGAACCCGACAACCGGGACGAGGAGGCGCTACACAACGGAAAG gACAAGGAtgtgaaaaagaaaagtaaaaacaaagaaG TACTCATTGAAGGAGTGTTGTTCCGAGCGCGGTATCTCGGCTCCACGCAGCTGGCGTGCGAAGGTCAACCGACCAAAGCGACCAGGATGCTCCAAGCTGAAGAGGCAGTATCCAGGATTAAG GCACCCGAAGGTGAAAACCAACCTAGCACAGAAGTGGACCTCTTCATATCGACTGAGAAAATAATGGTTTTAAACACGGAACTGAAAGAGATCATGATGGATCACGCGTTAAGGACCATATCCTATATCGCTGATATTGGAGACTTGGTTGTATTGATGGCTAGGAGAAGGTTCGTGCCGCACGAGAGTGACTCCGACCAACCAAAATTGAACCGTACGCCGAAGATGATATGTCATGTTTTTGAGAGTGAGGAG GCTCAATTCATCGCACAATCAATAGGACAGGCATTCCAAGTAGCATACATGGAATTCCTAAAAGCAAATGGTATAGAAGATCATAGTTTTGTCAAAGAAATGGACTATCAAGAGGTTTTGAACAGCCAAGAGATATTCGGAGATGAGCTACAGATGTTTGCTAAGAAG GAGTTGCAGAAAGAAGTGGTCGTGCCGAAGACCAAAGGGGAGATCCTGGGAGTAGTGGTGGTGGAGTCGGGGTGGGGGTCAATGTTGCCGACCGTGGTGATTGCAAATCTAGCGCCGGCGGGCGCGGCTGCGAGGTGTGGTCAACTCAATATAG GAGATCAAATAATCGCAATAAACGGCGTCAGCCTGGTCGGGCTACCGCTCTCAACGTGTCAGACGTACATCAAGAACTCTAAGAATCAAACCGTAGTGAAACTGACTGTAGTTCCGTGCGCTCCCGTCGTTGAAGTGAAAATCAAGAGGCCAGATACGAAGTACCAACTTGGATTTAGTGTGCAAAATGGCGTG ATATGCAGCCTTTTGCGGGGAGGTATAGCGGAGCGGGGTGGGGTCCGCGTGGGTCACAGGATCATTGAGATCAACTCGCAGAGTGTGGTCGCTGTGCCGCATGAACGCATAGTCAACTTGCTAGCCACATCTGTTGGAGAg ATCCTAATGAAAACGATGCCGACCTCCATGTTCCGGCTGCTGACGGGACAGGAGAACCCGGTGTTCATCTGA